In a single window of the Rhopalosiphum padi isolate XX-2018 chromosome 1, ASM2088224v1, whole genome shotgun sequence genome:
- the LOC132932456 gene encoding RNA-binding protein FUS-like produces the protein MANRSVSVAALLAVIAAVTVFQATSAYVVPEVVLMRVKRNPEPMRSFSYSGFNPNGQMSAFTGLAEYPMFGGSYGQASPYGYGPQPATQDSYGSPAATQDSYGPPPSGVAGQQTPAAADSTNKQQQQYGGALASGSQQQPQEYGPPKSGVPADSKEQSNNSVEQGDNKKQYRGRDGPSSNAEASFNAWFPIMFGVFPNGAGSGNGQSGNPINRGNNNQGQGQGQDQGNSYGGNGYERSSGTTVIANSVSNGRHGVATSHAIAYGNPRSSQ, from the exons ATGGCTAACCGTTCCGTCTCTGTCGCCGCTTTGCTGGCCGTCATCGCCGCCGTCACCGTCTTCCAAGCCACGTCCGCTTACGTGGTGCCCGAAG TGGTCCTGATGAGGGTGAAACGCAACCCAGAACCCATGCGCTCGTTTTCGTACAGCGGTTTCAATCCCAACGGGCAGATGTCCGCGTTCACAGGCCTGGCCGAATATCCGATGTTCGGCGGCAGCTACGGACAGGCCAGTCCGTACGGTTACGGGCCGCAGCCGGCCACACAAGACTCTTACGGGTCGCCGGCGGCCACTCAAGACTCCTACGGGCCGCCGCCGTCGGGCGTCGCTGGACAGCAAACGCCGGCCGCCGCCGACTCGACCaacaaacaacaacaacagtacGGCGGCGCATTGGCTTCGGGCAGCCAACAGCAACCGCAAGAGTACGGACCACCGAAATCGGGCGTGCCAGCCGATTCCAAAGAACAGAGCAACAACAGCGTGGAACAGGGAGACAACAAGAAACAGTACAGAG GTCGCGATGGTCCGAGCAGCAACGCGGAAGCTTCGTTCAATGCCTGGTTTCCAATAATGTTCGGCGTATTCCCCAACGGCGCCGGTAGCGGCAACGGTCAATCGGGTAACCCGATCAATCGCGGTAACAACAACCAAGGACAGGGCCAGGGTCAGGACCAAGGTAACTCGTACGGGGGCAACGGTTACGAGAGGTCATCGGGCACGACGGTGATCGCGAACAGCGTGAGCAACGGCAGACACGGTGTGGCCACCAGTCACGCGATCGCTTACGGCAATCCCAGGTCATCGCAATAA
- the LOC132917565 gene encoding uncharacterized protein LOC132917565, producing the protein MQTTRFSVGALMVMSLIITGCLCRPQDSNSKSLKESVPGGAKPLESVTGPTIPSSRMDRLQKPSQVLNMGFDEIVVESNLQVHNRVGSKNKSKIMLPSNSTATPMQTNKSARSLLV; encoded by the exons ATGCAGACCACTCGATTTTCAGTCGGCGCGCTAATGGTAATGTCACTCATAATAACCGGATGCCTTTGCAGACCACAGGATTCCAATAGTAAATCGTTAAAGGAGTCCGTCCCGGGTGGAGCCAAACCGCTGGAAAGTGTGACCGGGCCGACAATTCCATCCAGCCGGATGGACAGACTTCAGAAGCCCTCACAAG TGTTGAACATGGGTTTCGACGAGATCGTCGTCGAGTCAAATTTACAAGTGCACAACCGAGTTGGatctaaaaacaaatcaaaaatcatGTTGCCTTCTAACTCGACGGCTACTCCGATGCAAACCAACAAATCGGCCAGATCGTTGTTGGTGTGA
- the LOC132920403 gene encoding solute carrier organic anion transporter family member 74D-like, whose product MAAFKGRTGTAADEKEAADAMLATAVIGDGYRNAGGAAVAAGDDDDDDEDVQCGIGPCRSKWMQVFASKQVFLATFCFSWVLQGMFSTYFVSVITTLEKLFQLQSKTMGLVLSATEIGQIGSSLLLTYYGGQGHRPRWIASSMVLFGVATFACSSPHFLFGHHQYSPASAAMAGGGFAGPAGGNATAAADYYPSNVCVPPDVTAGQTGAQPQVQHEMCEQNELSEQLEQSRNTQIVLAIFFTSLLGVGIGQTAVYTLGIPFIDDNVASRESPLYFSITIGVRILGPSFGFLLGALCTSLYADLSNEPNMDTNNPRWVGAWWLGLVGISATLLLTSVPMFAFPKRLPSPSSACNGGALKKQHPPPSYDGLSAVPKAPKLKDFPTAVKRLLKNDMLMYRTASSVFHLLPLAGIYTFLPKYFESQFHFPTHTANMVTGIYGIMVMGIGIIISGIFILKKNPNARAVAAWIAFTALAYAIGMCILMFFGCPTTNITGLRYDELNQPKFVSPCSDHCVCDEEMFSPICGVDGITYFSACHAGCRNQTFGNEYSAGYKFTDCQCMNNNATEAYPGSCKDDCEDSGFWYIALFSLFVFIHSTSEVGSMLLILRCVHPQDKAMALGLIQFAIGLFGNVPCPILYGAVVDSACLIWEMTCGKQGACSLYNSDSFRIFYHGVTGLLMMCAFFVDIIVWYKAGSINFEDDHQLPVNEEELSQLTPITDKTETTV is encoded by the exons ATGGCCGCGTTCAAGGGCCGGACCGGGACGGCGGCCGACGAGAAGGAGGCGGCGGACGCCATGCTGGCCACCGCCGTGATCGGGGACGGCTATCGTAACGCCGGCGGTGCCGCCGTCGCAGCcggagacgacgacgacgacgacgaagacgtgCAGTGCGGCATCGGGCCGTGCCGGTCCAAGTGGATGCAGGTGTTCGCGTCCAAGCAAGTGTTCTTGGCCACGTTCTGCTTCAGCTGGGTGTTGCAGGGCATGTTCTCCACGTATTTCGTGAGCGTCATCACCACGCTGGAGAAGCTGTTCCAGTTGCAGAGCAAGACCATGGGGTTGGTGCTCAGCGCCACCGAAATCGGGCAGATCGGCTCGTCGCTGTTGCTCACGTATTACGGCGGCCAGGGACACCGGCCCAGGTGGATAGCGTCCAGCATGGTGCTGTTCGGGGTGGCCACGTTCGCGTGCTCGTCGCCGCACTTCCTGTTCGGCCACCACCAGTATTCGCCCGCGTCGGCGGCGATGGCCGGCGGCGGGTTCGCCGGGCCGGCGGGGGGTAACGCGACCGCCGCGGCCGACTATTACCCGTCCAACGTGTGCGTGCCGCCGGACGTCACCGCCGGGCAGACCGGTGCTCAGCCGCAGGTGCAGCACGAGATGTGCGAACAGAACGAACTGTCCGAACAGCTGGAACAGTCCAGGAACACGCAGATCGTGCTGGCCATATTCTTCACCAGTCTGCTGGGCGTGGGCATCGGTCAGACGGCCGTCTACACGCTGGGCATACCGTTCATCGACGACAACGTGGCCAGCCGCGAGTCGCCGCTCTACTTCTCCATCACCATCGGCGTCCGCATACTCGGCCCGTCGTTCGGGTTCCTGTTGGGCGCGCTGTGCACCAGCCTCTACGCGGACCTCAGCAACGAGCCCAACATGGACACCAACAACCCGCGGTGGGTGGGCGCGTGGTGGCTGGGCTTGGTGGGCATTTCGGCCACGCTGCTGTTGACGTCCGTCCCGATGTTCGCGTTCCCCAAGCGGTTGCCGAGCCCGTCGTCGGCCTGCAACGGCGGCGCCTTGAAAAAGCAGCATCCGCCCCCGTCCTACGACGGGCTGTCGGCCGTGCCCAAGGCGCCCAAGCTCAAAGACTTCCCGACCGCCGTCAAGAGGCTGCTGAAGAACGACATGCTCATGTACAGGACCGCGAGCAGCGTGTTCCACCTGTTGCCACTGGCCGGCATCTACACGTTCCTACCGAAATACTTCGAATCACAGTTCCACTTCCCCACGCACACCGCCAACATGGTCACAG gcatCTACGGAATTATGGTTATGGGCATTGGAATCATAATATCGGGTATATTCATACTGAAGAAAAATCCTAATGCTAGAGCAGTTGCCGCGTGGATCGCGTTTACGGCCCTGGCTTATGCCATCG GTATGtgcattttaatgtttttcggATGTCCTACCACGAATATCACAGGACTGCGATACGACGAACT GAACCAGCCCAAGTTTGTGTCGCCATGCTCGGACCATTGCGTGTGTGACGAGGAGATGTTCAGCCCGATATGCGGCGTGGATGGGATAACGTACTTCTCAGCGTGCCACGCCGGATGCCGGAATCAGACGTTCGGAAATGAGTACAGTGCCGGCTACAAG ttcACGGACTGCCAGTGCATGAACAATAACGCTACGGAAGCGTATCCGGGCTCGTGCAAAGACGATTGCGAGGATTCGGGCTTTTGGTACATAGCTTTATTTTCCTTGTTCGTGTTCATTCATTCCACTTCCGAAGTGGGCAGCATGCTACTCATACTTCGGTGCGTACATCCTCAAGACAAAGCCATGGCTCTCGGGCTCATACAGTTTGCCATAGGCCTATTTG GTAACGTTCCTTGCCCCATATTGTACGGAGCGGTCGTCGACTCGGCATGTCTCATATGGGAAATGACGTGCGGGAAACAAGGAGCGTGCTCTCTGTACAACTCGGACTCGTTCCGTATCTTCTACCATG gtGTTACTGGGCTGCTGATGATGTGCGCCTTTTTCGTTGATATAATTGTCTGGTACAAAGCGGGGAGTATAAACTTCGAGGACGATCATCAACTGCCGGTTAACGAGGAAGAACTGAGTCAATTGACACCTATCACTGACAAAACCGAAACGACTGTTTGA